One region of Flavobacteriales bacterium genomic DNA includes:
- a CDS encoding replication-associated recombination protein A — MQSPPLAERLRPKSLDDFIGQEHLIGNDGVLLKTLNNNVIPSIIFWGPPGVGKTTLANIIASQLDRPFYTLSAINSGVKDVRDVITKAGSLGLFGKNVPILFIDEIHRFSKSQQDSLLNAVEKGIVTLIGATTENPSFEVISALLSRCQVYVLESLDKSHLIQLLNQAITNDSLLQNKSIKLKETDALLRLSGGDGRKLLNVFELVINTQKSDEIVITNELVMASAQENVALYDKTGEQHYDIISAFIKSIRGSDPNAAVYWLARMLEGGEDIKFIARRLIILASEDIGNANPTALVMANNCFQSINVIGMPEARIILSQTAIYLACSVKSNASYVAINIAQEIVREKGALSVPLELRNAPTKLMKDLDYGKEYEYAHNYDNNFVEQEYMPDEINGQTFYEPGNNDRERQIRKYLKECWNGKYNY, encoded by the coding sequence ATGCAATCTCCCCCTTTAGCCGAACGATTACGCCCAAAATCATTAGATGATTTCATTGGTCAAGAGCACCTTATAGGAAACGATGGTGTATTACTCAAAACACTTAATAATAATGTCATTCCCTCAATAATTTTTTGGGGACCTCCAGGGGTAGGGAAAACCACTTTAGCCAACATCATAGCTAGTCAATTAGATAGACCTTTTTATACTTTAAGTGCTATCAATTCGGGTGTGAAAGACGTTAGAGATGTCATTACAAAAGCTGGTTCGCTAGGTTTATTTGGTAAGAATGTACCTATACTTTTTATCGATGAAATTCATCGATTTAGTAAATCACAGCAGGATTCACTACTTAATGCCGTAGAAAAAGGAATTGTAACACTTATAGGCGCTACAACGGAAAACCCTTCTTTTGAAGTCATATCGGCTTTGCTCTCTCGTTGTCAAGTGTATGTCTTAGAGAGTTTAGATAAATCCCATCTTATTCAACTGCTGAATCAGGCCATTACAAACGATAGCTTACTTCAGAATAAAAGCATAAAACTAAAAGAAACAGACGCCCTACTTAGATTATCTGGTGGCGATGGCAGGAAACTTCTCAATGTGTTTGAACTTGTTATAAACACTCAAAAATCAGATGAGATTGTCATAACAAATGAATTGGTAATGGCATCGGCACAAGAAAATGTAGCTCTTTATGATAAAACAGGTGAGCAACATTACGATATCATTTCAGCATTTATTAAATCCATAAGAGGTAGTGACCCTAACGCCGCCGTGTATTGGTTGGCACGTATGCTCGAGGGTGGTGAGGATATAAAATTCATCGCTCGAAGGCTCATCATTTTAGCCTCTGAAGATATTGGAAACGCCAACCCTACAGCACTAGTAATGGCCAACAACTGCTTTCAGTCAATCAATGTTATTGGTATGCCTGAAGCAAGGATTATCCTCTCTCAAACAGCTATTTATTTAGCCTGTTCTGTAAAAAGTAATGCTTCTTATGTGGCTATCAACATAGCGCAGGAAATAGTCCGAGAAAAAGGCGCACTTTCCGTTCCATTGGAATTGAGAAATGCACCCACCAAACTGATGAAGGATTTAGATTATGGCAAAGAATACGAATATGCCCACAATTATGACAATAATTTCGTTGAACAAGAATATATGCCTGACGAAATAAATGGTCAAACCTTCTATGAGCCAGGCAATAATGATAGAGAACGCCAAATAAGAAAATACTTAAAAGAGTGTTGGAATGGTAAGTATAATTATTAA
- a CDS encoding T9SS type A sorting domain-containing protein yields MKHLFTFAFSIVASTVFSQSYSGPESVDYDSDGQRYLVSNSSQGQILSYDAINDELDIFASGVGSGPHGLEVVGEELFACSGSRLKAYNLITEEQTVNVNLGASFANGITHKGNDVFVTDFSGKDIYRYNTVSGNFNMYIENLPKTPNGIFYDDIQDRLLVVCWGNNAPIYEIDMADSSYTIVANTSLGNCDGIAMDNNGDFYVSAWSNNAISKFNSDFSGNSTVVVPNMSSPADIYYNRATDTLAIPNSGNNTVVFVGFGAPVTSYMCVDEGCVELNSSNGDYATIEDCEAVCQSTAIQEREKSEPLFYPNPIASGSVLTLNTPSKIVQLYTLQGQKVLDKELNNKLSFSLPNLKKGVYLLKTNEQARKILIQ; encoded by the coding sequence ATGAAACACCTATTCACATTTGCATTTTCGATTGTAGCTTCTACTGTTTTCAGTCAATCATACAGTGGGCCTGAAAGCGTCGATTATGATAGTGACGGACAACGCTATTTAGTGTCTAACTCTAGTCAAGGTCAAATACTTTCTTATGATGCCATTAACGATGAATTAGATATTTTCGCTTCAGGTGTTGGCTCTGGCCCTCACGGACTAGAAGTGGTGGGTGAAGAATTATTTGCTTGTAGTGGTAGTCGACTAAAAGCCTACAACCTCATTACAGAAGAACAAACCGTAAACGTTAATCTAGGCGCATCTTTTGCAAATGGCATCACTCATAAAGGCAACGATGTATTCGTTACGGATTTTAGTGGTAAAGATATCTATCGCTACAATACAGTTAGTGGAAATTTCAATATGTATATCGAAAACCTTCCCAAAACACCAAATGGGATTTTTTATGATGATATCCAAGACAGACTTTTAGTGGTTTGCTGGGGAAACAATGCTCCCATTTATGAAATTGATATGGCAGACTCTTCTTATACCATAGTTGCTAATACTAGCTTGGGAAATTGTGATGGTATTGCTATGGACAACAACGGCGATTTTTATGTCTCTGCATGGAGCAATAATGCGATTAGTAAATTCAACAGTGACTTTAGTGGAAATTCTACTGTTGTAGTGCCCAATATGAGCAGTCCAGCAGACATCTATTACAATAGAGCAACGGACACTTTAGCCATACCAAACTCTGGCAACAATACCGTTGTATTTGTAGGCTTCGGTGCTCCTGTAACTTCCTACATGTGTGTTGATGAAGGATGTGTTGAATTGAATAGTTCAAATGGCGACTACGCCACAATAGAAGATTGTGAGGCTGTCTGCCAAAGCACAGCAATCCAAGAAAGAGAAAAATCAGAGCCTTTGTTTTACCCTAACCCTATTGCGAGTGGCTCTGTACTTACTTTAAATACACCATCGAAAATAGTTCAGCTGTACACCCTGCAAGGACAAAAGGTTTTGGATAAAGAATTGAATAATAAGCTTTCGTTTAGCTTACCAAATCTTAAAAAAGGCGTTTATTTGTTGAAAACAAATGAACAAGCTAGAAAAATCCTAATTCAATAA
- a CDS encoding PQQ-dependent sugar dehydrogenase has product MKKYLIPLLLAFVSSYSFAQIQVGNTTLTEREVIGGLDVPWEIKWGPDNYLWVTERSGIVSRVNVESGDQSIILSLAGQLYDQSESGLLGMEIHPDFNNGAPYVFLAYTYYSAGGASEKIVYYEYDFDNDALINETVIIDDIDGNSTHIGCRLLAIDNTTLLVTTGDAQDWMASQDETALTGKTLRIDIDANGDNFGQPKADNPSPYSYVWSIGHRNAQGLALGPNGIIYSSEHGPSNDDELNILEANGNFGWPNVQGFCDNISVDFNYAEDLSSNFTESDYCQEYNIIEPLWSSGTSTIAPSDIIWYDHPSIPEFQNTLLMTVLKGKKLVRFEFNSFGDDIIGETDVVVLRNSNNQPLRLRDICVSPDGKIYLATNGFNWPSQGPNEIIELYNADYVAESSYNCSTDGCEEVMDASGEYTTIEDCEAACNVSSIEENEKEVINFYPNPISTKGVLNFSNYDDPFHLNISNLQGQIVYSNKMQERRLLIQGLLESGVYFLRSNNGKNNKLIVK; this is encoded by the coding sequence ATGAAAAAGTACCTAATACCATTGCTCCTTGCGTTCGTATCATCTTATAGCTTCGCTCAAATCCAAGTTGGAAATACTACCCTTACCGAAAGAGAAGTTATCGGAGGTCTAGATGTTCCATGGGAAATAAAATGGGGACCCGACAACTATTTATGGGTAACAGAGCGTTCAGGAATCGTTAGCCGTGTTAATGTAGAAAGTGGCGATCAATCTATTATTTTGAGTCTAGCTGGTCAATTATACGACCAATCTGAATCTGGGCTTCTAGGTATGGAAATCCACCCTGACTTCAACAATGGTGCTCCTTATGTATTTTTGGCGTACACCTACTACTCTGCTGGTGGTGCTTCTGAAAAAATCGTTTATTACGAATACGATTTTGACAACGATGCTCTTATCAATGAGACAGTTATTATAGATGATATTGATGGGAATAGTACTCATATTGGTTGCCGACTTCTAGCTATTGATAACACTACTTTATTAGTCACTACTGGTGATGCTCAAGATTGGATGGCATCACAAGACGAAACTGCCCTAACAGGTAAAACACTAAGAATAGATATTGATGCTAACGGTGATAACTTCGGACAACCCAAAGCGGATAACCCAAGCCCATATAGCTATGTTTGGTCTATTGGCCACAGAAATGCACAAGGTTTAGCCCTAGGACCAAATGGTATTATTTACAGTTCTGAACACGGCCCTAGTAATGACGACGAATTAAACATCTTAGAAGCTAATGGAAACTTTGGTTGGCCTAACGTTCAAGGCTTTTGTGACAACATTTCAGTAGATTTTAATTATGCTGAAGATTTGTCAAGCAATTTTACTGAAAGTGACTATTGCCAAGAATACAATATCATAGAACCATTATGGAGCAGTGGTACTTCTACTATAGCACCATCAGATATTATATGGTACGACCACCCTTCTATACCTGAATTTCAGAACACCTTACTTATGACTGTACTAAAAGGTAAAAAATTAGTTCGTTTTGAATTTAACTCTTTCGGGGACGACATCATCGGTGAGACAGATGTTGTTGTTTTGAGAAATTCAAATAATCAGCCTTTACGTTTAAGAGATATATGCGTCAGCCCTGATGGTAAGATTTATCTTGCTACAAACGGTTTCAACTGGCCAAGTCAAGGTCCTAATGAAATTATTGAACTTTACAACGCCGACTATGTAGCTGAGAGTTCATACAATTGTTCTACTGATGGCTGCGAAGAAGTAATGGACGCAAGTGGCGAATACACTACTATAGAAGATTGTGAAGCTGCTTGTAATGTGAGCAGCATTGAAGAAAATGAAAAAGAAGTCATCAACTTCTATCCTAATCCAATTTCCACAAAGGGTGTGCTAAACTTTAGCAACTACGATGATCCTTTCCATTTAAACATTTCTAATTTGCAAGGACAAATCGTCTATTCTAACAAAATGCAAGAAAGAAGACTGTTGATTCAAGGTCTGTTAGAAAGCGGTGTTTACTTCCTTAGATCTAACAACGGAAAGAACAATAAACTAATCGTAAAATAA
- a CDS encoding LPP20 family lipoprotein has translation MNKLYLLLLTLFIFSCQSTKQSTELDSGIPAWVKEYPVSDSHFVGIGIADRSSHPQDYIQIAQQNALQNLSSQIKVSISSQSVFLQMDREYGYEEDYKSNIEVKANEILEGYVLAGTFSQNNEYWVYYKLDKQLYQETRLARIQEAIEESKYFLNKAIMHYTPLKDKYIYYVKALDVLEPYLSEPLKTEFDRETVFLGSEIIARFRSYIDDFYIFSLTKKIKAMIGNSVDKIKLAVQYKDDRLAEIPLITSSSSLELNNLSQETDTNGVFMTSVPKIKSTETFQKIEVGIDFQNWLDAGSESDFIKKLFKGIKTHQINVPVYVYTPTVYVQTEEKHFGKDDNGTDIRYAAESALTQLGFTPVGNKNDAQIFLNFKIDSRKGIEQKGQKMFTAFSDMSVQAKDLNKRVIFSKTVNKIKGIQLDFAQAENDSYQQAIKEVKKSIIPEFVNSFIKD, from the coding sequence ATGAATAAATTATACTTACTCCTTCTCACATTATTTATTTTTTCTTGTCAATCCACCAAACAATCTACCGAGTTAGATTCAGGCATTCCTGCATGGGTAAAAGAATATCCTGTTTCTGACTCTCACTTCGTAGGAATAGGCATTGCCGACAGAAGTTCTCACCCACAAGATTATATACAGATTGCTCAACAAAATGCACTGCAAAACCTAAGCTCACAAATAAAGGTCAGCATATCGTCTCAATCTGTCTTTTTGCAAATGGATAGAGAGTATGGCTACGAAGAAGATTATAAATCTAATATCGAAGTTAAAGCCAATGAAATATTAGAAGGCTATGTGCTAGCTGGTACATTCTCACAAAACAATGAATATTGGGTGTATTATAAATTGGATAAACAATTGTACCAAGAAACAAGATTGGCTAGAATACAAGAAGCTATAGAAGAATCTAAATACTTTTTGAATAAAGCCATAATGCATTACACCCCATTAAAGGACAAATATATTTACTACGTCAAAGCTTTAGATGTTTTAGAGCCTTACCTAAGTGAACCCCTAAAGACTGAATTCGATAGAGAAACCGTCTTCTTAGGTAGTGAAATCATCGCTCGATTTCGTTCTTATATCGATGACTTTTATATTTTTAGTCTGACCAAAAAGATTAAAGCGATGATTGGCAATTCAGTAGATAAAATAAAATTAGCTGTACAGTACAAAGACGATCGATTAGCAGAAATACCGCTTATCACAAGCTCATCATCCTTAGAGCTTAATAACCTAAGCCAAGAAACCGATACCAACGGTGTTTTCATGACTTCGGTTCCTAAAATAAAAAGTACAGAAACCTTTCAAAAAATTGAAGTTGGTATAGATTTTCAAAATTGGCTAGATGCTGGAAGCGAAAGTGACTTTATAAAGAAACTATTCAAAGGCATCAAAACACATCAAATTAATGTCCCTGTTTATGTTTACACCCCCACCGTATATGTGCAAACAGAAGAAAAACATTTTGGAAAAGATGACAATGGCACTGATATTCGCTATGCTGCTGAATCGGCACTTACTCAACTGGGCTTTACCCCTGTGGGTAACAAAAACGACGCTCAGATATTCCTTAACTTTAAGATAGATAGCAGAAAGGGAATAGAACAAAAAGGACAGAAGATGTTTACTGCATTTTCAGATATGAGTGTTCAGGCTAAAGACCTCAATAAAAGAGTGATATTTAGCAAGACTGTCAATAAAATTAAAGGTATCCAACTGGATTTTGCACAGGCAGAAAATGATTCTTACCAACAAGCTATAAAAGAAGTAAAAAAGTCGATCATTCCTGAATTCGTCAATAGCTTCATTAAGGACTAA